One window of Mesorhizobium loti R88b genomic DNA carries:
- a CDS encoding acetyl/propionyl/methylcrotonyl-CoA carboxylase subunit alpha → MFTKILIANRGEIACRVIRTARKLGVHTVAVYSDADAKSLHVEMADEAVHIGPSPVGESYLRGDKIVAAALATGAQAIHPGYGFLSENPDFVDQVVAAGLIFIGPSAASIRAMGLKDAAKRLMEKAGVPVVPGYHGEAQEIVLLASKAREIGYPVLIKARAGGGGKGMRRVEHPDEFSEALSSARREAKAAFGDDRVLVEKYVDKPRHIEVQVFGDNFGDAVHLYERDCSAQRRHQKVIEEAPAPGMTAALRKAMTEAAVKAAKAINYSGAGTIEFIVDASQGLKVDRFWFMEMNTRLQVEHPVTEMVTGTDLVEWQLRVASGEKLPKTQSEITLAGHAFEARIYAEDAAKGFLPATGTLHHLKFPETAPDATTMRIETGVRAGDAISPYYDPMIAKLVVHAKDRQAALEALGAALSRTEIAGSTVNTAFLAALAADPDFCTGDVDTGLIGRHQVALTEVAPPTGEIISAAALAASGAEALPPSNDPWSSLSGYAHFHGVARRTRLKFGEADIAAKVSVRPDGRFQVAVDGPYDNANAHDLRAVPRLARWPGHITVFEGAIGYTFAVPDPLARTDEAAAAAGSLRAPMPGLVKLVRAAKGDTVIKGQPLLILEAMKMEHTIAAPHDGVIAEIATEGAQVTDGTVLVRFVEDQSASMPVTN, encoded by the coding sequence ATGTTCACCAAAATCCTGATCGCCAATCGGGGCGAGATTGCTTGCCGTGTCATTCGCACGGCCCGCAAGCTCGGCGTGCACACCGTTGCCGTCTATTCGGATGCCGACGCGAAATCCCTGCATGTCGAGATGGCCGACGAGGCTGTTCACATCGGCCCCTCGCCGGTCGGCGAGAGTTATCTGCGCGGCGACAAGATCGTCGCGGCGGCGCTCGCGACGGGGGCGCAGGCGATCCATCCGGGTTACGGCTTCCTGTCGGAAAATCCTGATTTCGTCGACCAAGTGGTGGCGGCAGGGCTTATCTTCATCGGCCCGTCGGCGGCCTCGATCCGCGCCATGGGACTGAAGGACGCCGCCAAGCGGCTGATGGAAAAGGCCGGTGTGCCGGTGGTGCCGGGCTATCATGGCGAGGCGCAGGAGATCGTGCTGCTGGCATCCAAGGCGCGCGAGATCGGCTATCCCGTATTGATCAAGGCGCGCGCCGGCGGTGGCGGCAAGGGCATGCGCCGTGTCGAACATCCCGACGAGTTTTCCGAGGCGCTTTCCAGCGCCCGGCGAGAGGCGAAGGCTGCTTTCGGCGACGACCGCGTGCTGGTCGAAAAATATGTCGACAAGCCGCGGCACATCGAAGTGCAGGTGTTCGGCGACAATTTCGGCGATGCGGTGCATCTCTATGAACGCGACTGCTCCGCACAACGCCGCCACCAGAAGGTGATCGAGGAAGCGCCCGCCCCCGGCATGACGGCGGCTTTGCGCAAGGCAATGACGGAAGCGGCCGTGAAGGCCGCCAAGGCGATCAACTATTCCGGCGCCGGCACCATCGAATTCATCGTCGATGCCTCGCAAGGCCTGAAAGTCGACCGCTTCTGGTTCATGGAAATGAACACTCGCCTGCAGGTCGAGCATCCGGTCACCGAGATGGTCACTGGCACCGATCTGGTCGAATGGCAGTTGCGGGTCGCCAGCGGCGAGAAGCTGCCGAAGACGCAGAGCGAAATCACCCTTGCCGGCCACGCCTTCGAGGCGCGCATCTATGCGGAGGACGCGGCAAAGGGGTTCCTGCCGGCAACGGGTACGCTGCATCATCTGAAGTTTCCCGAGACGGCACCCGACGCGACCACCATGCGCATCGAGACCGGCGTGCGAGCCGGCGATGCCATCTCGCCCTACTACGATCCGATGATCGCCAAGCTGGTCGTCCATGCCAAGGACAGGCAAGCGGCGCTGGAAGCTCTTGGCGCGGCCCTATCGCGAACCGAGATCGCCGGGTCCACCGTCAACACCGCCTTTCTTGCCGCTCTTGCCGCCGATCCGGATTTTTGTACTGGTGACGTCGATACCGGCCTGATCGGCCGACATCAGGTGGCACTGACCGAGGTCGCACCACCAACCGGCGAGATCATCTCGGCAGCCGCGCTGGCCGCCTCCGGTGCAGAAGCATTGCCGCCATCGAACGATCCATGGTCGTCGCTTTCCGGCTACGCCCATTTCCACGGCGTGGCGCGGCGCACGCGGCTGAAGTTCGGCGAGGCCGATATTGCGGCAAAGGTTTCGGTGCGGCCGGACGGGCGCTTCCAGGTGGCGGTCGATGGACCCTATGACAACGCCAATGCGCATGACTTGCGCGCTGTTCCGCGCCTCGCCCGCTGGCCGGGCCACATCACGGTGTTCGAAGGCGCCATCGGCTATACGTTCGCGGTGCCGGACCCCTTGGCCAGAACCGACGAAGCCGCAGCCGCCGCCGGCAGCCTGCGCGCGCCGATGCCCGGTCTGGTCAAGCTGGTGCGCGCGGCCAAAGGCGACACGGTAATCAAGGGACAACCTCTGCTGATCCTAGAGGCCATGAAAATGGAACACACCATCGCCGCCCCACATGACGGGGTAATTGCCGAGATCGCGACCGAAGGGGCGCAAGTCACCGACGGGACCGTGCTGGTACGGTTCGTCGAGGACCAGAGCGCCTCGATGCCTGTCACGAACTGA
- a CDS encoding branched-chain amino acid ABC transporter substrate-binding protein, with protein sequence MKRMSILSAAIFGLMMSAPVAFADDITVSVVGPMTGQLATIGDQFKQGAQAAADAINAAGGVNGSMIKLDIEDDQCDPKQAVSVANRIVANGTKFIDGHACSGSSIPASAVYAEAGFLMMSPASSNPVLTDAAAKAGWPTIMRLYTRDDAQGAFIGPWIAKKYAGKNVVVLHDKSAYGQGVADAVRATMNAGGLKEVYYDAINPGEKDYSALVTKLKDLKADVVYFGGYHPEAGLILRQSAEQNLKFQLIMPDSIASPEFWQVAGPAGEGTMFVFPSDPQAKPEAKAAVEKIKAGGFVPEGFTLFSYAVVQAFAEGIKRAGSDDPGKVAEALKNGTPISTVVGDVTFDEKGDLKNASYDINQWHDGKYAPIAQ encoded by the coding sequence ATGAAAAGAATGAGTATTTTGAGCGCGGCCATTTTCGGCCTGATGATGAGTGCGCCCGTCGCTTTCGCCGACGACATCACCGTTTCGGTGGTCGGCCCGATGACCGGACAGCTCGCCACGATCGGCGATCAGTTCAAGCAGGGCGCACAGGCCGCAGCCGACGCCATCAACGCCGCGGGCGGCGTCAACGGCTCGATGATCAAGCTCGACATCGAGGACGACCAGTGCGATCCCAAGCAGGCTGTTTCGGTGGCCAACCGCATTGTCGCCAATGGCACCAAGTTCATCGATGGACACGCCTGCTCGGGTTCGAGCATCCCTGCCTCGGCCGTCTATGCCGAAGCAGGCTTCCTGATGATGAGCCCGGCTTCCTCGAACCCGGTGCTGACCGACGCGGCCGCCAAGGCCGGCTGGCCGACGATCATGCGTCTCTATACGCGTGACGATGCGCAGGGCGCCTTCATCGGCCCGTGGATCGCCAAGAAATATGCCGGCAAGAACGTCGTCGTCCTGCACGACAAGAGCGCCTACGGCCAGGGCGTGGCTGATGCCGTCAGGGCGACAATGAATGCCGGCGGCCTCAAGGAAGTCTACTATGACGCCATCAACCCCGGCGAGAAGGACTATTCGGCGCTCGTCACCAAGCTCAAGGATCTGAAGGCCGACGTCGTCTATTTCGGCGGCTACCATCCCGAAGCTGGCCTGATCCTGCGTCAGTCGGCCGAACAGAACCTGAAGTTCCAGCTGATCATGCCGGACTCCATCGCTTCGCCGGAATTCTGGCAGGTTGCTGGTCCGGCCGGCGAGGGCACCATGTTCGTGTTCCCGTCGGATCCGCAGGCAAAGCCGGAAGCCAAGGCAGCCGTCGAGAAGATCAAGGCCGGCGGCTTCGTGCCGGAAGGCTTCACGCTGTTCTCCTACGCGGTGGTCCAGGCTTTCGCCGAAGGCATCAAGCGCGCCGGCAGCGACGATCCGGGCAAGGTAGCCGAAGCGTTGAAGAACGGCACGCCGATCAGCACCGTTGTCGGCGACGTCACCTTCGACGAGAAGGGCGACCTCAAGAATGCCAGCTACGACATCAACCAGTGGCATGACGGCAAATACGCGCCGATCGCGCAGTAA
- a CDS encoding sel1 repeat family protein, which translates to MARFEMLEAGFGAMGATAQADILFELGMMYATGRDCETDVVAAHKWFNIAAIKGSARAAELRSELSAAMSKVEIAKALREAREWMTMH; encoded by the coding sequence ATGGCACGTTTTGAAATGCTTGAAGCAGGTTTCGGCGCCATGGGGGCAACTGCCCAGGCCGACATTCTTTTCGAACTGGGCATGATGTATGCGACCGGCCGCGACTGCGAGACCGACGTCGTTGCCGCCCACAAATGGTTCAACATCGCCGCCATCAAGGGTTCGGCCCGCGCCGCGGAACTGCGCTCGGAACTGTCGGCTGCCATGTCGAAGGTCGAGATCGCCAAGGCGCTGCGCGAAGCCCGCGAATGGATGACCATGCACTGA
- a CDS encoding DUF2147 domain-containing protein — protein MFRKVSLALAATLMMAGVAWADPIEGNWKTQAGDTAAISGSGSFSITLKSGKYAGKTIGSLKAAGDNKYAGSITDPANDKTYSGKATLSGTSLKMSGCVLGGLICKSQTWHKL, from the coding sequence ATGTTTCGAAAAGTCAGCCTGGCTCTTGCAGCCACATTGATGATGGCGGGTGTGGCGTGGGCCGATCCGATCGAGGGCAACTGGAAGACGCAAGCCGGCGATACCGCGGCGATTTCAGGCAGCGGCTCGTTTTCCATCACGCTCAAATCAGGAAAATATGCCGGCAAGACCATCGGCTCGCTGAAGGCTGCCGGCGACAACAAATATGCCGGCAGCATCACCGATCCGGCGAACGACAAGACCTATTCCGGCAAGGCGACATTGTCGGGCACCTCGCTCAAGATGAGCGGTTGCGTGCTTGGCGGGCTGATCTGCAAGAGCCAAACCTGGCACAAACTTTAA
- a CDS encoding AMP nucleosidase: MPEPFGRQSFDNAEKAVAALQVLYDRNTKFLRDSFAELAAAGGDNGKRYRAFYPEIGVTTNSFTQIDSRQAYGHMPTPGHFSTTITQPDLFESYLIEQLRLIMRNHGVAVTVSESTTPIPLHFAFLEGTHVDGAAAERIKRPIRDLFDVPDLDGTDDQIANGTFEVAFGEPRPLAPFTAQRIDYSLHRLSHYTATTPQHFQNFVLFTNYQFYIDEFVARARVQMAEGGGGYSEFVEPGNVITKAGESAPSSGVAAPRLPQMPAYHLKKPGHGGITMVNIGVGPSNAKTITDHIAVLRPHAWVMLGHCAGLRNTQALGDYVLAHAYVREDHVLDDDLPVWVPIPPLAEIQVALQEAVAEVTGLSGYDLKRIMRTGTVATIDNRNWELRDQRGPVQRLSQSRAIALDMESATIAANGFRFRVPYGTLLCVSDKPLHGELKLPGMATEFYKRQVAQHLTIGIKAMEKLSEMPMERLHSRKLRSFSETAFQ; the protein is encoded by the coding sequence ATGCCCGAGCCTTTTGGCCGGCAAAGCTTCGACAACGCCGAAAAAGCCGTCGCCGCACTGCAGGTTCTCTACGACCGCAACACCAAGTTCCTGCGCGACTCTTTCGCGGAACTGGCGGCAGCCGGCGGTGACAACGGCAAGCGCTACCGCGCCTTCTATCCAGAGATCGGCGTCACCACCAATTCATTCACCCAGATCGATTCGCGGCAGGCCTATGGGCACATGCCGACGCCGGGACATTTTTCGACCACGATTACCCAGCCGGATCTGTTCGAGAGCTACCTGATCGAGCAGTTGCGCCTGATCATGCGCAATCATGGTGTCGCGGTCACCGTTTCGGAATCAACGACGCCAATCCCACTGCATTTCGCCTTTCTCGAAGGTACCCATGTCGACGGCGCGGCGGCCGAACGCATCAAGCGGCCGATCCGCGACCTGTTCGACGTGCCGGACCTCGACGGCACCGATGATCAGATCGCCAACGGTACATTCGAAGTGGCCTTCGGCGAACCGAGGCCGCTGGCGCCGTTCACGGCGCAGCGCATCGACTATTCGCTGCACCGCCTGTCGCATTATACGGCGACCACGCCGCAGCATTTCCAGAACTTCGTGCTGTTCACCAATTACCAGTTCTACATCGACGAATTCGTCGCCCGCGCTCGCGTGCAGATGGCGGAAGGCGGCGGTGGATATTCCGAGTTCGTCGAACCGGGCAATGTCATCACCAAGGCCGGAGAAAGCGCACCCAGTTCAGGTGTGGCAGCGCCGCGCCTGCCGCAGATGCCGGCCTATCATCTGAAGAAGCCCGGCCATGGCGGCATCACCATGGTCAATATCGGTGTCGGCCCTTCGAACGCCAAGACGATCACAGACCACATCGCCGTGCTGAGGCCGCATGCCTGGGTGATGCTCGGCCACTGCGCCGGACTGCGCAACACCCAGGCGCTCGGCGACTATGTGCTGGCACATGCCTATGTGCGCGAGGATCACGTGCTGGATGACGATCTTCCGGTCTGGGTGCCGATCCCGCCGCTGGCCGAGATCCAGGTGGCGCTGCAGGAGGCGGTTGCCGAAGTCACCGGCCTGTCCGGCTATGATCTGAAGCGCATCATGCGCACCGGCACCGTCGCCACCATCGATAACCGCAACTGGGAACTGCGTGACCAGCGCGGACCGGTGCAGCGCCTGTCGCAGTCACGCGCCATCGCGCTCGACATGGAATCAGCGACCATCGCCGCCAATGGTTTCCGCTTCCGCGTGCCCTACGGCACGCTGCTGTGCGTTTCCGACAAGCCTTTGCATGGCGAGTTGAAGCTGCCCGGCATGGCGACCGAGTTCTACAAACGCCAGGTGGCGCAGCACCTGACCATCGGAATCAAGGCGATGGAGAAGCTCTCGGAAATGCCGATGGAACGGCTGCATTCGCGCAAGCTCAGGAGCTTTTCGGAGACGGCGTTCCAGTAG
- a CDS encoding endonuclease/exonuclease/phosphatase family protein, protein MTTGARSNMVAGLAFLAMTALSAALLAGFFGTLHPAFDSFSHFRIHLSVLMALLALPLLATSFRLQAAAALLFAIACLATTASTLSTLWPQPAVAKPADQAVYSLLQMNLRFNNPTPKKVLSLIGRTNPDVITLDEVSGMWATELGTITSAYPYRILCPYPNGMFGVALLSRRPFVAGSTPHCEPRGAMAIATVDFGGISVDVAAIHLSWPWPKEQYWQIGELAQPLATLGETAIMAGDCNGVPWSAAVRRVTALGGLTLMPSAGPTWIHRTLPDFLRRYAGLPIDQVFSKGGLTILSSTRLEDTGSDHLPVLVEFTLRPQEQKPVDEHESATVSLPQPGKPQG, encoded by the coding sequence ATGACAACAGGCGCGCGTTCGAACATGGTGGCTGGGTTGGCATTCCTGGCGATGACGGCATTGTCGGCCGCCTTGTTGGCGGGGTTCTTCGGCACGCTGCATCCGGCGTTCGATTCCTTCTCGCATTTCCGCATTCACCTCAGCGTGCTTATGGCGCTTCTGGCACTGCCGCTGCTCGCCACCTCGTTTCGGCTGCAAGCGGCGGCAGCGCTGCTCTTTGCCATCGCCTGCCTGGCCACGACGGCAAGCACCTTGTCGACGCTTTGGCCGCAGCCGGCGGTCGCCAAGCCCGCCGACCAGGCTGTCTACAGCCTGCTGCAGATGAATTTGCGCTTCAACAACCCGACGCCGAAGAAGGTGCTGTCGCTGATCGGCCGCACCAATCCGGACGTGATCACCCTCGATGAAGTGTCTGGCATGTGGGCGACCGAGCTTGGCACCATCACCAGCGCCTATCCCTACCGGATCCTGTGCCCTTATCCGAACGGCATGTTCGGCGTGGCGTTGCTGTCGCGGCGGCCCTTCGTCGCCGGCAGCACGCCGCATTGCGAGCCGCGCGGCGCCATGGCGATCGCCACCGTTGACTTCGGTGGGATCAGCGTCGATGTCGCCGCGATCCATCTGAGCTGGCCGTGGCCGAAGGAGCAGTACTGGCAGATCGGCGAACTGGCGCAACCGCTGGCCACGCTCGGCGAGACCGCGATCATGGCCGGCGACTGCAACGGCGTGCCGTGGAGTGCCGCGGTGCGGCGGGTCACGGCTCTCGGTGGGCTGACGCTTATGCCTTCCGCCGGCCCGACCTGGATCCACCGGACACTGCCGGACTTCCTGCGCCGCTATGCGGGCCTGCCGATCGACCAGGTGTTCAGCAAGGGCGGGCTGACGATCCTGTCGTCGACGCGGCTGGAGGATACCGGCTCAGACCATCTGCCGGTGCTGGTCGAGTTCACGCTCCGGCCACAGGAGCAGAAACCGGTCGACGAGCATGAAAGTGCGACCGTCTCCCTGCCTCAGCCAGGCAAGCCACAAGGCTGA
- a CDS encoding DUF922 domain-containing protein — MRLLARSVLAVIGASCGFATAASAHVKVLVKTQTYDISGTTGEALIESMDRNGPRHGFMARAIAQTSYTKDWDFDFVQVKGSCRIRQANGTLNLNFTYPHVVSALPPALDKRWARFFTGVRKHEETHGDIARQMMAATEKSLTGLTTANDAQCSKTRREARRRIDAVFDEYEGKQNAFDAREHREGGHVEYLVDALAKS; from the coding sequence ATGCGCTTGCTCGCACGTTCAGTTCTGGCGGTCATCGGCGCATCGTGCGGCTTCGCTACCGCCGCATCGGCTCATGTCAAAGTCCTGGTGAAGACGCAGACATATGATATTTCCGGCACGACCGGAGAGGCGCTGATCGAGTCCATGGACCGCAATGGCCCACGGCATGGCTTCATGGCCCGCGCCATTGCCCAGACCAGCTATACCAAGGATTGGGATTTCGACTTTGTCCAGGTCAAGGGCTCCTGCCGCATCCGCCAAGCCAACGGGACGCTCAACCTGAACTTTACCTACCCGCATGTTGTTTCCGCGCTCCCGCCGGCGCTCGACAAGCGCTGGGCGCGTTTCTTCACCGGTGTTCGCAAGCATGAGGAGACGCATGGCGACATTGCCAGGCAGATGATGGCGGCGACCGAGAAATCGCTTACCGGGCTCACCACCGCAAACGACGCGCAGTGCTCCAAAACGCGGCGCGAAGCGCGCCGGCGGATCGACGCTGTCTTTGACGAGTACGAGGGCAAGCAGAACGCCTTCGACGCGCGCGAGCACCGGGAGGGCGGTCACGTAGAGTATCTGGTCGATGCCCTGGCGAAATCATAG